DNA sequence from the Bufo bufo chromosome 3, aBufBuf1.1, whole genome shotgun sequence genome:
acggagatgcagaacagaggcacggatTGGAACCCCACTGAAGCAGTATGGAGTGCTTCAGTGGAGTTTCTGgctgtgcctctgcaccacaaaaaaagtagcacatgcactacttttttgttgtGCAGTCagctgcggatcgcagacccattcaagtgaatgggaccgtGATCCACATGTGACTGCCCCAGTCTGTgtgcgtgcattgcagaccgcaatttgcggtctgcagcacaggcacggagcccttatgttcgtgtgcatgtagccttaatcaaTGATTTCTATCAGTTATTGGGAGTGCAAACAGGGAGCAGGTAAACACCAAACAGGTGCAGACCCTTCCCTTAGACCTCATGTCTGTtgagcctccactcctggttttggctcacaatcaccaaTGAAAaatctgaccaaaacactgaataATGCCAAACTCTGTACAAAATAACCTTTCCTCCTTTTGttaggggtatttttttttatacatatctaAAAAGTTTTAATGAAACCCAATTTGTTATTGGATTCAGATTTCAGCCTGGTGCACAGATTTTAGGGTGGCAAAATATTGGTTTTAACAAGTTGCTGAGGCAGCACTTTCcaacaagttatttttttttattaagacaaACCATTACAAGTCAGATACAGAGAACCATTGATATTTAAGTGCATTATTTAACAGTCTGAACACTGGTATAACAATACTAGAAAACCCCACACCAAAACTTTCCAGTACAATACAACAGTAACCAGCACAGCAAGACTGGATAAGTGAAAGGCTTTCTTGTTAACCAAGCAAATATGATGCATTTTGTCTGTCTACATCATTACAGCTGCTAAACACATACAGAATAGGGAGGGGGACACACTGACAGAATAAGCTTTGCACCGTTGGGGCGGCCTTCACAGATGCAACTCAATTTTCAGCTTCTTTGGAATCCTTTCCCTTTCTGATCTCTTCCCGATTCTTCTCCTGTGAAGGATAAAAACCATTCTGGTTAGAAAACACACAGAACGTCTAACACCCTAATAGAGTCTACATTACTTACCAGTTCTCGCAATCTCTCCAGTTTTGCTGCAATCTGGGCCTCTCTATTTTCTTTAATGGCTTCCATTTTAGAAGTTAATTTTTCCTCGGCCATCTTGCTGAAGTTGTCGTTTTCTTCTTTAGCTTTCTGCAGAACTTCTTTTTCATGCTCTCTCTTCTCTGCAAGCTGTTTTAAGATCTCAGCCTCGT
Encoded proteins:
- the STMN1 gene encoding stathmin: MAEADIKVKELEKRASGQAFELILSPPSTDAAPDIAIASPKKKECSLEEIQKKLEAAEERRKLHEAEILKQLAEKREHEKEVLQKAKEENDNFSKMAEEKLTSKMEAIKENREAQIAAKLERLRELEKNREEIRKGKDSKEAEN